Proteins encoded in a region of the Sporocytophaga myxococcoides DSM 11118 genome:
- a CDS encoding TolC family protein: protein MKNIYLVFILCVHSVFAQTKVSFKEALSLSRKNNLFLKAVVYDSSMANADIVSAGLRPNPVFNNQFLQIGAARNNPYPEKAGGYLNATNRQVWYQFTKQFQTFHKRDYKIEYAEVNSYITKKNIQETERSLLLNVSLKYLELWLYKKNLNLLETVKANIDTLVNINKVRLKNEVITPSELIRTKILFEQYSLQERNTTRTYLNELKTLEIFLGTSDSVLIEDSDSLFSESLIEPLDTMLKLAFEKRPDIAASNYEKDLSKVNEKLQKAYAMPNIEAGGIYNPQNSVGYYGTYLTLPIPFFDRNQGEIQKAKVMKLKSEVALEALKLQVMVELRNNYNTYLQKKDNVVQVQLILNQSKEVLEIVRYAYLKGNTTIIDFLEAQRTFYDAMLIYNQAQYDLKRSQIELLYVASILDRLTI, encoded by the coding sequence ATGAAAAACATTTATCTGGTTTTTATTCTATGCGTACATTCTGTTTTTGCCCAAACAAAGGTTTCGTTCAAAGAGGCTTTAAGTTTATCGAGAAAAAACAACCTCTTTTTGAAAGCTGTTGTTTATGATTCCTCGATGGCAAATGCTGATATTGTATCTGCAGGACTAAGACCAAATCCCGTATTTAATAATCAATTTCTTCAGATTGGTGCTGCAAGAAACAATCCATACCCTGAAAAAGCAGGTGGTTATTTAAATGCCACCAATCGGCAGGTATGGTATCAATTTACCAAGCAGTTTCAGACATTTCACAAAAGAGATTATAAAATAGAATATGCTGAGGTAAACTCCTATATCACTAAAAAGAATATTCAGGAGACAGAGCGTAGTTTGTTATTGAACGTGTCGCTCAAATACCTCGAACTCTGGCTTTATAAAAAGAATCTGAATCTTCTGGAAACAGTAAAAGCCAATATTGATACGCTAGTCAATATTAATAAGGTAAGGCTGAAAAATGAGGTAATCACACCATCTGAATTGATCCGAACTAAAATCCTGTTCGAACAATATTCCTTGCAGGAACGAAACACCACGAGGACCTACCTTAATGAGCTTAAAACGCTTGAGATATTTTTAGGTACCAGTGATTCGGTTTTAATTGAAGATTCCGATAGCTTGTTTTCAGAGTCGTTGATAGAACCATTGGATACTATGCTTAAACTTGCCTTTGAGAAAAGACCGGATATTGCTGCTTCGAATTATGAAAAGGATCTGAGTAAAGTCAATGAGAAACTTCAGAAAGCCTATGCAATGCCAAACATAGAAGCTGGAGGTATTTACAATCCTCAGAATTCAGTTGGATACTATGGGACCTATCTCACTTTACCTATTCCTTTTTTTGACAGAAATCAAGGTGAGATTCAAAAGGCCAAAGTAATGAAGCTAAAGTCTGAAGTAGCTTTGGAGGCATTGAAACTTCAAGTGATGGTTGAGTTGAGAAATAATTATAACACCTATCTTCAGAAAAAGGACAATGTAGTTCAGGTTCAATTGATCTTAAATCAATCTAAAGAGGTGCTTGAGATAGTCAGGTATGCTTATCTGAAAGGCAATACCACTATCATTGATTTCCTGGAAGCGCAGAGAACTTTTTATGATGCCATGCTCATTTACAACCAGGCGCAATATGATCTGAAAAGAAGTCAGATTGAATTGTTGTATGTGGCGTCAATATTAGACAGATTAACAATTTAA
- a CDS encoding anthranilate synthase component I family protein translates to MIFNIHNRELFRKKALQWAETFSHFAWLDNNQIPYLYNGFPNVLAAGRKSIISPNQNGFTLLQEWIKKNNGWLFGFLTYDLKNEIEKLQSKNPEYIQFPQICFFEPEHLLLIHDNRVTIHSDNPESIFQQINSIEIDPAEIIKKINNAPVSSVSKESYIQKVNKIKEHLGDGDIYELNYCIEFTAKGSISPLYTYIKLNEISPMPFSSLIKVDSLYLISASPERFLKKEGDKLISQPIKGTRKRGATLEEDVALIEELKTSEKEIAENMMIVDLVRNDLSRSCKPGTVVAEELFGVHTFKQVHQMISTITGIKYENIDSVQAIKNAFPMGSMTGAPKIRAMELIDEIEESKRGIFSGAAGYFNPNGDFDLNVIIRSIFYDQQNQKISFQVGSAITYESDAEKEYEECMVKAAAMLKVLS, encoded by the coding sequence ATGATTTTTAATATTCATAATAGGGAATTATTCAGAAAAAAGGCACTTCAATGGGCAGAAACTTTTTCTCACTTTGCCTGGCTTGATAATAATCAAATTCCCTATCTATACAATGGTTTTCCTAATGTACTTGCAGCTGGAAGAAAATCAATTATTAGTCCGAATCAAAACGGATTCACTTTACTTCAAGAATGGATAAAAAAGAATAATGGCTGGTTATTTGGATTTTTGACCTATGATCTCAAAAATGAGATTGAAAAACTCCAAAGCAAAAATCCCGAATATATTCAGTTCCCTCAAATCTGCTTCTTTGAACCAGAACACCTGCTCTTGATTCATGACAATCGAGTGACAATTCATTCTGATAATCCTGAATCTATTTTTCAACAAATAAATTCTATTGAAATAGATCCTGCTGAAATCATAAAAAAAATAAATAACGCTCCTGTCTCTTCTGTTTCTAAAGAAAGCTACATTCAGAAGGTAAATAAGATCAAAGAACACCTAGGTGACGGGGATATCTATGAACTGAACTACTGCATTGAATTTACGGCAAAAGGTAGCATCTCCCCACTTTATACTTATATTAAGTTGAATGAAATTTCACCTATGCCTTTTTCTTCTTTAATTAAGGTTGATTCTCTTTATCTGATATCAGCTTCACCCGAGAGATTTCTGAAAAAGGAAGGAGACAAGTTAATTTCACAGCCGATCAAAGGAACACGTAAAAGAGGCGCTACACTTGAAGAAGATGTTGCGTTGATTGAAGAGTTAAAGACAAGCGAAAAAGAGATTGCGGAAAACATGATGATTGTGGACCTTGTCAGAAATGATCTTTCAAGAAGCTGTAAACCAGGCACAGTGGTTGCTGAAGAGCTTTTCGGAGTTCATACCTTTAAGCAGGTACATCAGATGATTTCAACCATTACAGGTATTAAATACGAAAACATAGATTCTGTGCAGGCGATTAAAAATGCTTTTCCAATGGGCAGCATGACCGGAGCGCCCAAAATCAGAGCGATGGAGCTTATCGATGAAATAGAGGAAAGCAAAAGAGGGATATTTTCAGGAGCTGCAGGTTACTTTAATCCCAATGGAGATTTTGATCTCAATGTAATCATCAGAAGTATTTTTTATGATCAGCAAAATCAGAAGATTTCATTTCAGGTGGGAAGTGCTATAACCTATGAATCAGATGCAGAAAAGGAATATGAAGAGTGTATGGTGAAGGCGGCAGCGATGCTTAAGGTCCTTTCATAA
- a CDS encoding endonuclease MutS2 produces MNYPENIETKLGFNQIRELLKQECLSTLGQHYVERIRYSTDASLVSRLLNQTWEFTRILTEQVLFPSSNYIDVTPYLQNIRIHGVFLEPSAFFDIKLSLRTIIRCLEFFDENEAYPYLKEQAKSVNADEKIYKAIDEIIDDRGQVRDNASPELLEIRRSLISEQSRIRRELDRLLKLAKREGYTESDVEITIRNGRMVIPVQAEHKRRLKGFIQDESASGQTVFIEPAEVLEGNNIIRELEYKERREIIRILTLLTDHIRPFVPDLQKAYAFLGIIDFIRAKAKFGIAIQAQLPKISDKPVVRWKSARHPLLFLNLKKSGKTIIPLDIELTEESRILVISGPNAGGKSVCLKSTGLLQYMFQCGLLVSADEFSEFGIFQDIFLDIGDEQSIENDLSTYSSHLTNMKAFLNFSGKKSLVLIDEFGTGTEPQLGAAISEAVLERLNEKKVWGVITTHYSNLKTMAEKTPGITNGAMRFDLDMLEPLYQLEIGRPGSSFAFEIAAKIGLDKATIERSRSKLGRSQVNFERLANELQKEKDLLIKQNQEARGDKQQLDKTLTEYNKLKEDLEQNRRRLLNEAKQQAKQLVADANQKIENTIRAIRSSDADKEITKTLRKELDLYKDIELQPEALLTKEEPKEETLVLEGEINIGDSIRLKGTDTVGEVLGISGKTAEIVIGDLKSKVKLDRLEKVSRRTVKKQFDEVSRRSTAMLMNEKMMSFSSNLDLRGKRGDEAMKDLEEFMDSAIMLGIPEIRIIHGKGDGILRNLVREHLRKYKQIRSITDEHADRGGPGVSIVGMK; encoded by the coding sequence TTGAATTATCCCGAAAATATAGAAACCAAATTAGGTTTTAATCAGATCAGAGAATTGTTAAAGCAGGAATGCCTTAGTACTCTTGGTCAGCATTATGTAGAGAGAATCCGTTATTCGACGGATGCATCACTTGTTTCCCGTCTTCTGAACCAGACCTGGGAATTTACAAGGATACTTACAGAGCAGGTGCTGTTTCCTTCTTCTAATTATATCGATGTTACCCCTTACCTCCAGAATATCAGAATTCATGGAGTTTTTCTGGAGCCTTCAGCTTTCTTCGATATAAAGCTTTCTCTCAGGACAATTATCCGTTGCCTTGAATTCTTTGATGAGAATGAAGCTTATCCTTATCTGAAAGAGCAGGCGAAGTCAGTAAATGCAGACGAGAAGATTTATAAAGCTATTGATGAAATTATCGACGATCGCGGTCAGGTGCGTGACAATGCTTCTCCTGAGTTGCTTGAAATCAGAAGGAGTCTTATCTCCGAGCAAAGTCGAATCAGAAGAGAGCTGGATAGGCTGTTAAAGCTGGCCAAGAGAGAAGGGTATACAGAGTCGGATGTGGAAATTACGATCCGTAATGGAAGAATGGTAATCCCTGTGCAGGCTGAGCACAAGAGACGTTTGAAAGGATTTATCCAGGATGAATCTGCCTCAGGGCAAACTGTCTTTATTGAGCCTGCAGAAGTTCTGGAAGGGAATAATATCATTCGAGAACTGGAGTACAAAGAAAGACGTGAGATAATTAGGATTCTTACTCTACTTACAGATCATATCCGTCCCTTTGTTCCTGATCTTCAAAAAGCATATGCCTTTCTTGGTATTATAGATTTTATCAGAGCAAAAGCAAAATTTGGCATTGCGATACAGGCTCAATTACCTAAGATCAGCGACAAACCAGTAGTGAGGTGGAAAAGTGCAAGGCATCCTTTATTATTTCTTAACCTTAAGAAATCAGGAAAGACAATCATTCCTTTGGATATTGAGCTTACGGAAGAAAGCAGGATTCTCGTTATTTCAGGTCCGAATGCAGGAGGTAAATCTGTATGCCTGAAATCGACAGGACTATTGCAATACATGTTCCAGTGCGGCTTGCTTGTCAGTGCAGATGAATTTTCTGAGTTTGGTATATTCCAGGATATCTTCCTGGATATAGGTGATGAACAGTCCATTGAAAATGATTTGAGTACCTACAGCTCTCATCTTACCAATATGAAGGCTTTCCTTAATTTTTCAGGGAAGAAATCACTAGTGCTGATAGATGAGTTTGGAACCGGAACAGAGCCTCAGCTTGGTGCTGCAATATCGGAAGCAGTGCTGGAGAGACTTAATGAAAAGAAAGTATGGGGTGTTATTACTACCCATTATTCCAACCTGAAAACAATGGCAGAGAAAACTCCCGGTATTACCAATGGTGCCATGAGGTTTGATCTGGATATGCTGGAGCCTTTATATCAACTTGAAATAGGTCGTCCGGGGAGTTCTTTTGCATTCGAAATTGCGGCTAAAATAGGGTTGGACAAAGCTACTATAGAACGTTCCAGATCCAAGCTGGGAAGAAGTCAGGTAAACTTTGAGCGTCTTGCCAATGAACTTCAGAAAGAAAAAGATTTGCTGATAAAGCAAAATCAGGAAGCCAGAGGGGATAAACAGCAGCTTGATAAAACGCTTACGGAATATAACAAGCTGAAGGAGGATCTTGAACAAAACAGAAGACGTTTGCTTAACGAGGCTAAGCAGCAGGCTAAACAGCTTGTAGCTGATGCAAATCAAAAGATAGAAAATACCATAAGGGCTATACGCAGCAGTGATGCTGACAAGGAAATCACCAAAACACTAAGGAAGGAGCTTGATCTTTATAAAGATATTGAGCTTCAGCCAGAAGCTTTATTGACAAAGGAAGAGCCGAAAGAAGAGACATTAGTTCTTGAAGGAGAAATCAACATAGGAGATTCTATAAGATTAAAAGGCACTGATACTGTTGGTGAGGTGCTGGGAATATCAGGTAAAACGGCAGAGATAGTAATAGGGGATTTAAAATCAAAAGTAAAGCTTGATCGTCTTGAGAAGGTTTCCAGAAGAACTGTGAAAAAACAGTTTGACGAGGTTTCCAGAAGAAGCACTGCTATGCTTATGAATGAGAAGATGATGTCTTTCTCATCTAACCTGGATTTGCGCGGCAAAAGAGGGGATGAAGCGATGAAAGATCTGGAAGAATTTATGGATTCCGCAATCATGCTGGGTATTCCTGAAATAAGAATCATTCATGGAAAAGGCGATGGAATACTTAGAAATCTTGTAAGAGAGCATCTGAGAAAATATAAACAGATCAGGTCAATAACGGATGAGCATGCTGACCGAGGAGGGCCGGGAGTCAGTATCGTCGGAATGAAATAA
- a CDS encoding FISUMP domain-containing protein, translating into MKTNYVSFKVLAIVFLGLLLSCKKDDKKEVTPQAQFVEINGEQYPIVTIGNQTWTAGNYKGPGGIPYDNLNSRPEYGKYYSFEELQNITIPVGWKIPTTEDFIELAESQGVVFSGQNAIKQDAIKNLVSQTRWLNINGNNKSGFNAYPGGYAISVESPIEGDISEFWTNDTATVSIQESADLKNHNIRIYEYLENDASRFNIRFIKKNK; encoded by the coding sequence ATGAAAACTAATTATGTTTCATTCAAAGTTTTGGCAATTGTATTTTTAGGTCTGTTGCTTTCCTGTAAAAAGGATGATAAAAAGGAAGTTACACCTCAAGCTCAGTTTGTAGAAATCAACGGGGAGCAATACCCAATAGTAACTATTGGCAATCAGACCTGGACAGCGGGCAATTACAAAGGTCCCGGTGGGATACCTTATGATAATTTGAACTCAAGACCGGAATATGGTAAATATTATAGTTTCGAGGAACTTCAGAATATCACAATACCAGTTGGCTGGAAAATTCCTACGACTGAGGATTTTATTGAGCTTGCAGAATCTCAAGGTGTTGTTTTTAGTGGTCAGAATGCAATAAAGCAGGATGCCATAAAAAACCTTGTTTCTCAAACGCGCTGGTTAAATATTAATGGGAATAATAAGTCAGGATTTAATGCTTATCCAGGCGGTTATGCAATTTCTGTCGAATCTCCTATAGAGGGCGATATTAGCGAGTTTTGGACTAATGATACTGCAACAGTGAGTATTCAGGAAAGTGCAGATTTGAAAAATCATAACATTAGAATTTATGAATACCTGGAAAATGACGCAAGTAGGTTTAATATCCGCTTTATAAAGAAAAACAAGTAG
- a CDS encoding PAS domain-containing sensor histidine kinase, whose amino-acid sequence MNYPNYLKSYSAFLLKNYIEDLSKDAIAVAKKGNFSARRFLIQFPEEILYANTKRKFEEILQGIINDTPFKASTEKIDLWKDGKSSIPGNAFTVSDITSIHYIRKTVLLDYLKYYECSKSELICLVKEISDYFQTSTEMELKALEEIKAEELGDKNEIIHGILTSVPVIVTRLNKEGKITYSAGKGLESLGHKENDLKNINIYHDFIFPENVENIEQALRGKPVSYLGRAKAVNGEVREFQNYFIQDNNGVIGFSIDVTERIEAEKRFRNFIDAVKDYAIFKLTPEGYINSWNEGAESLKGYEKNEIIGKHFSIFYENDLKEKHFPEYELKQATLHGRFEAEGFRLRKDGSRFWANVVITALFDENKNLVGFTKITRDLTERRLAEERLKRSEERFRSLIEGVKDYAIFLLEPDGTIASWNEGARRIKGYNEGEIIGKHFSIFYTEEKKQQKYPEYELVQATKHGKFEDEGLRVRKDGSTFYANVLITALHDTSGKLIGFSKITRDLTERKFLEESLQTMNADLENKVKERTDELLKTIMELKRINNDLDNFIYTASHDLKAPISNIEGLINSLFEELGEVSSLNLDLKDIKAMIGISVEKFQITIKDLTEIAKIQKESLENVELVGLSELIDDVKITISDQISRNNAEIIYHLDDCNEIKFVRKNLKSIIYNLISNGIKYRSPERNPIVKIMCSSDEYYNTIICQDNGLGIKAENIDKIFNMFKRFHDHVEGSGVGLYIVKRIIENAGGRIDVESVEGEGSVFKVFLPKGELELQ is encoded by the coding sequence ATGAATTATCCTAACTATCTAAAATCTTATTCAGCTTTTTTGTTGAAAAATTACATCGAAGATTTATCTAAAGATGCGATTGCAGTGGCAAAAAAGGGGAATTTCTCAGCCCGTAGGTTTTTAATACAATTTCCAGAGGAGATTCTTTATGCAAATACTAAACGAAAATTCGAGGAAATTTTACAGGGTATAATTAATGATACTCCATTTAAAGCTTCAACTGAGAAAATAGACTTGTGGAAGGATGGCAAAAGCTCAATACCCGGAAATGCCTTTACTGTAAGTGATATTACTTCAATTCATTATATAAGAAAGACTGTTCTGCTGGATTATTTAAAATACTATGAATGCTCCAAATCAGAACTGATTTGCTTGGTAAAGGAAATCTCTGATTATTTCCAAACCTCTACCGAAATGGAACTTAAAGCTCTTGAAGAGATTAAGGCCGAAGAGCTGGGCGATAAAAATGAAATCATTCATGGGATATTAACTAGCGTTCCTGTTATAGTAACAAGACTTAACAAAGAAGGTAAAATCACATACTCTGCAGGCAAAGGATTGGAATCCCTGGGACATAAAGAAAATGATTTAAAGAACATTAACATTTATCATGATTTTATATTCCCCGAAAACGTTGAAAATATCGAACAGGCACTGAGAGGAAAACCTGTTTCTTATTTAGGAAGAGCCAAAGCTGTAAATGGGGAAGTCAGGGAGTTTCAGAATTATTTTATTCAGGATAACAATGGGGTAATTGGATTTAGTATTGATGTCACTGAGAGAATAGAGGCAGAAAAAAGGTTCCGGAATTTCATTGATGCAGTTAAAGATTATGCCATATTTAAGCTGACTCCTGAAGGATATATAAATTCTTGGAATGAAGGAGCTGAGTCATTAAAAGGTTATGAGAAAAATGAAATAATCGGAAAGCATTTTTCTATATTTTATGAAAATGATCTCAAGGAAAAACACTTTCCTGAATATGAACTTAAGCAGGCAACGCTGCATGGCAGATTTGAAGCGGAAGGCTTTAGGCTTAGAAAAGATGGGTCCCGTTTCTGGGCAAATGTGGTTATTACAGCTTTATTTGATGAAAATAAAAATTTGGTAGGGTTTACCAAAATTACCAGAGACCTTACTGAAAGAAGGCTTGCAGAAGAAAGATTAAAAAGAAGTGAAGAAAGATTTAGATCCCTGATAGAGGGGGTAAAGGATTATGCAATCTTTTTGCTTGAGCCTGATGGAACTATTGCTTCCTGGAATGAGGGTGCTAGGAGAATCAAAGGATACAATGAAGGTGAAATAATAGGAAAACACTTTTCCATATTTTATACTGAAGAGAAGAAACAACAAAAGTATCCCGAATATGAACTTGTTCAGGCAACCAAACATGGGAAGTTTGAAGATGAAGGATTAAGAGTACGTAAGGACGGAAGTACATTTTATGCAAATGTTTTAATTACTGCTTTACATGATACTTCAGGTAAATTAATCGGTTTTTCCAAAATTACCCGAGACCTTACTGAGCGAAAATTCCTTGAAGAAAGTCTACAAACAATGAATGCCGACCTGGAGAATAAAGTAAAGGAAAGGACAGATGAATTATTAAAAACTATTATGGAGTTAAAGAGGATTAACAATGATCTGGATAATTTCATATATACGGCATCACATGATTTAAAAGCTCCAATCTCTAATATTGAAGGTTTGATCAATAGTTTATTCGAAGAGCTTGGTGAAGTTTCTTCTCTAAACCTGGATCTTAAAGATATAAAGGCAATGATTGGTATATCTGTTGAAAAGTTCCAGATTACAATTAAAGATCTTACAGAGATCGCTAAAATTCAGAAAGAAAGTCTTGAAAATGTAGAATTAGTTGGCCTTTCAGAGCTTATAGATGATGTGAAAATTACTATTTCAGATCAGATATCCAGAAATAATGCAGAAATAATTTATCATCTTGATGATTGCAATGAAATCAAGTTTGTGAGAAAAAATCTTAAAAGTATTATTTATAACCTGATAAGCAACGGTATCAAATACCGGAGTCCTGAAAGGAATCCGATTGTAAAAATAATGTGCAGTTCTGATGAATATTATAATACTATTATTTGTCAGGATAACGGACTAGGTATAAAGGCGGAAAATATAGATAAGATATTTAATATGTTCAAAAGATTTCATGATCATGTAGAAGGGAGTGGAGTCGGACTATATATAGTTAAAAGAATCATAGAAAATGCTGGTGGAAGAATAGATGTGGAAAGTGTAGAAGGCGAGGGTTCTGTATTTAAAGTTTTTTTGCCCAAAGGAGAATTAGAACTGCAATAA
- a CDS encoding fatty acyl-AMP ligase — protein METTAKDYIFLTDKLDSLITSRPNFVAFRFLHEIKEGYVSLTYKELGRKAKTLAFALKEKTVSGDKALLLYPSGIDFIVAFFACLYADIIPVLAYPPDSENIDRLITIADDCNPNLVLCTNSVLSTLDDFESKTRMQNSAEIERKRKLKALYDLPWIPSDLIKANGVFRKKKEDSYSNNQIALIQYSSGTVSFSKGIEVTHRNLYLNSLQFIKAFDLNSETHLVSCLHPYHDLGLIGGIIASVFSGIQTTLLAPLTFIKKPFNWLKEISNLKGKVVSGGPNYAFEMCCHKIKDEQLAELDLRHWKVAFNGGEPVKQETLERFINKFAVCGFSSKAFVPVYGLTEASSFISAGSIGKGVTTCSFSKTLFRNNIAVETPHGGNSVKLTSSGNILNNYQIMIIDSKSSQKLEDGSVGEILIADPCFTLNYYNNIEFTKESFYKIYNGIKFFKTGDLGFIKNNELFITGRLKDLIVLNGAFHYPHHIEYSVSHSHPALRKGCCAAFTVTRENKEFLVVVQEISRDAVNKVNLEELLEKIRTEVITINGIEPSMVCLTFPSSIPKTFNGKIQRSSTKAQFLQNTLKVVACRQSGFTPSKEINYSALKYLPPQLTEGRSRGAITIS, from the coding sequence ATGGAAACGACAGCAAAAGATTATATTTTTCTCACAGACAAGCTGGATTCGCTGATTACTTCAAGACCAAATTTTGTAGCATTCAGATTTCTACATGAAATTAAGGAAGGATATGTTTCTCTGACTTATAAAGAGTTGGGGCGAAAGGCTAAAACCCTTGCCTTTGCGCTAAAGGAAAAGACAGTCTCAGGAGATAAGGCCCTGCTGCTATATCCTTCAGGTATTGATTTTATAGTCGCTTTTTTCGCATGTCTATATGCTGATATTATACCGGTGCTTGCCTATCCTCCTGATAGCGAAAATATTGATCGTCTTATTACTATTGCTGACGATTGCAACCCTAACCTTGTCCTTTGCACTAATTCTGTACTTTCCACACTGGATGATTTTGAGTCAAAGACAAGAATGCAAAATTCCGCTGAAATAGAAAGAAAGAGAAAACTTAAAGCCTTGTACGATTTACCTTGGATACCTTCAGATCTAATAAAGGCAAATGGCGTTTTCAGGAAAAAAAAGGAAGATTCCTATAGCAATAATCAAATAGCATTGATACAATATTCATCAGGAACTGTAAGCTTTTCCAAAGGGATAGAAGTAACACATAGAAATCTTTATTTAAATTCTTTGCAATTTATTAAGGCTTTTGATTTAAACTCTGAAACACATTTGGTAAGCTGTCTTCATCCGTATCACGACTTGGGACTCATAGGAGGAATTATAGCTTCTGTTTTTTCAGGCATACAAACAACATTGTTGGCTCCATTAACCTTTATCAAAAAACCTTTCAACTGGCTAAAGGAAATAAGTAATCTCAAAGGCAAAGTAGTTAGCGGAGGGCCGAATTATGCCTTTGAAATGTGTTGTCATAAAATCAAGGATGAACAGCTTGCCGAACTTGATTTGCGACATTGGAAAGTCGCTTTTAATGGTGGTGAGCCAGTAAAACAGGAAACTCTGGAACGATTTATAAATAAATTTGCCGTTTGTGGATTTTCTTCAAAAGCTTTTGTTCCTGTATATGGACTTACAGAGGCTAGCTCATTTATATCTGCAGGAAGCATCGGAAAAGGAGTAACAACATGCTCCTTCAGTAAAACTCTTTTCAGAAATAATATCGCAGTTGAAACACCCCATGGAGGTAATAGCGTAAAGCTCACAAGTAGTGGTAATATTCTGAATAACTATCAGATTATGATCATTGATTCCAAAAGCAGCCAGAAGCTTGAAGATGGATCTGTCGGAGAAATCTTGATTGCTGATCCATGTTTTACTTTGAATTATTATAACAATATAGAATTCACAAAAGAGTCTTTTTATAAAATTTACAATGGAATCAAATTCTTCAAAACAGGGGATCTTGGATTTATTAAAAATAATGAATTGTTCATAACTGGAAGGTTGAAAGATCTTATTGTATTAAATGGTGCATTTCATTATCCGCATCATATTGAATACAGCGTATCTCATAGTCATCCTGCTTTAAGAAAAGGTTGCTGTGCAGCTTTTACAGTAACAAGGGAGAATAAAGAATTCTTAGTCGTAGTACAGGAAATTTCTAGAGATGCTGTAAATAAAGTGAATCTGGAAGAGCTTCTGGAAAAAATACGGACCGAAGTTATTACAATAAATGGTATAGAGCCTTCTATGGTGTGCCTAACATTCCCTTCCTCCATTCCTAAAACTTTCAATGGGAAAATCCAGAGAAGTTCCACGAAGGCACAGTTTTTACAAAACACTTTGAAAGTAGTTGCCTGCCGACAAAGTGGCTTTACTCCATCTAAGGAGATAAACTATTCAGCTCTAAAGTACTTGCCACCACAATTGACTGAGGGGAGAAGCAGAGGAGCTATAACCATAAGTTAA
- a CDS encoding patatin-like phospholipase family protein encodes MGKKVLSLDGGGTWAVLQVMALKEIYKDVKSVGTNCRKILNEFDVIAANSGGSLVLAGLIEKADEDIDEVIKLFLDEELRKRIFSKLTFWDWNLESLSRLFNVGPKYKAKRKINGLEGALKKSGKIKMCEIREKLNIKPHIVLTSFDYDLRRGAFFKTAQDGSNYDYTLAQAVNASTNASVNYFDKPVSFNYDHNTSHQYWDGAVAGNNNPVLIGITEALRIFDDLKRNSEDIQVLSIGNSGLLLPVDGFTDSSVATRKELILPIGKSNLARDMRKLSLSIISEPPDAANFMAHMLLGGNETENKPCIIRMNPMIQPILKGGKWIFPEGILPNEEKDFLALTKYEIDALKQSEMDNIVKFGNWWLTDKVVNQSIRYSAKTFQCKIGHSNFSAAKIEWLKRCN; translated from the coding sequence ATGGGAAAAAAAGTACTATCACTTGATGGAGGCGGTACCTGGGCTGTATTACAGGTTATGGCTCTGAAAGAAATATATAAAGATGTAAAGTCCGTAGGCACTAATTGTAGGAAAATTTTGAATGAATTTGATGTTATAGCGGCGAACTCAGGCGGGAGTCTTGTGCTTGCAGGCTTGATTGAAAAAGCTGATGAAGACATTGATGAGGTTATAAAATTGTTCCTTGATGAGGAGCTAAGGAAAAGGATATTCAGTAAGTTAACTTTTTGGGATTGGAATCTTGAAAGCTTGTCCAGATTGTTTAACGTTGGACCCAAATACAAAGCGAAAAGGAAGATCAACGGGCTTGAAGGAGCATTGAAAAAATCCGGTAAAATCAAAATGTGCGAGATTAGGGAGAAATTAAATATTAAACCTCATATCGTCTTGACCAGTTTTGATTATGACTTACGCCGAGGTGCATTTTTCAAAACAGCACAGGATGGAAGCAATTATGATTATACCTTAGCGCAAGCTGTCAATGCGTCTACAAATGCTTCCGTAAACTATTTTGACAAACCAGTAAGTTTTAATTATGATCATAATACATCACATCAATACTGGGATGGAGCAGTTGCAGGTAATAACAATCCTGTGCTGATAGGCATTACGGAAGCATTGAGGATTTTTGATGATCTTAAACGTAATTCAGAAGATATACAGGTGCTAAGTATAGGAAATTCCGGGTTATTGCTGCCTGTAGATGGATTTACTGACTCTTCAGTTGCAACGAGAAAAGAACTTATTCTGCCAATAGGGAAATCCAATCTCGCCAGAGATATGAGAAAATTAAGTCTGTCCATCATTTCGGAGCCACCTGATGCTGCAAATTTTATGGCTCACATGCTTTTGGGCGGAAATGAAACTGAAAATAAGCCATGTATCATCCGGATGAACCCTATGATCCAGCCTATTCTAAAAGGAGGCAAATGGATATTTCCTGAAGGTATTTTACCCAATGAAGAAAAGGATTTTTTAGCGTTGACAAAGTATGAAATAGATGCATTGAAACAATCTGAAATGGATAATATTGTTAAGTTTGGAAACTGGTGGTTAACTGACAAAGTGGTAAATCAAAGCATTCGGTATAGTGCTAAAACTTTTCAATGTAAGATAGGCCATAGTAATTTCTCTGCTGCAAAAATCGAATGGCTCAAACGATGTAATTAA